Within the Pseudomonas orientalis genome, the region CAGGTAGTTTTCCAGGCTGACTTTGTCGATCAGGCCCAGTTGGGTTTCCAGCCAGTCGATGTGTTCTTCCTGGTCTTCAAGGATATCTTCCAGCAATTCGCGACTGCCATAGTCGCCCGTGGCTTCGCAGTGAGCGATGGCGGCCTTGAGGTCGCTGTGGCTCTTGCGTTCAAAGCCCAGGTCGCTGCTGATCATTTCCTGGGTGTGCTCGCCGATATTCAGCTTGCCCAGGTCCTGCACATTCGGCAGGCCTTCCAGGAACAGGATGCGTTTGATCAGCGCATCGGCGTCTTTCATGGCCTTGATCGATTCTTTGTATTCGCGCTTGCCCAGCTTTTCCAGGCCCCAATCGTCGTACATGCGTGCATGCAGAAAGTACTGATTGATCGCGACCAGTTCATTGGCAAGGATTTTGTTGAGTTGCTGGATGACTGAGATGTCGCCTTTCATGACTGGGGTCCTGCCCTGTAATAGCTGTGTATGGGCGGAGTTTGAGCGGCGACAATCCCGGTGTCAAACCTAAGTTATTGAATAATAAATGAAAATTAATCGGAATAAGAATGTTTGTGTTCCGCGTCTTGACGCTAACTAATTGAATTGCAGGCATAAAAAAACCGGACACAGGGTCCGGTTCTTTAAAACACGCCTATTTAAGCGTGTGTAAATTCTACTGAATACGGTGCCGCAGCCTGAGCTGTCTGCAACTGAGTAAGGGTTTCCCGCACCACTTGCTTGGCGAGGCATGCGCATTTTCCACACTGGCTGGCAACGCCGGTGGTTTCACGCACTTCCTTGTAGCTGCAGCAACCTTCATAGATTGCTTCGCGGATTTGTCCGTCGGTGACGCCAGTACAGAGGCACACATACATAAGGAGAACCGTCGCGGGTTTAGGGCTTAAGTGCGATGGATCTTAATGTTAACGAGAATGATTGTCAAAATAGTTTCGTCGACTGTCCCTTGGGTATTGCCTGCGCGCTGACGAACGGTTTTTTCGGTGTATGATGGTCGGTCTTTACGAAGCGTGACTGCGTCACAGGTCTGTCGCCAATACACGGCAGACTCGACGCTGGTCCTGTTACTTCAATCGTCACCCCTTCATCAGGAGATATCCAATGAGCGTACTCGTCGGCAAACAAGCCCCGGATTTCGACGTACCTGCCGTCCTCGGCAACGGCGAAATCGTAGACAGCTTCAAACTGTCTGAAGCCATCAAAGGCAAATACGGCCTGGTGTTCTTCTACCCGCTGGACTTCACCTTCGTCTGCCCATCCGAGCTGATTGCTCTGGATCACCGCATGGACGATTTCAAGGCACGCAACGTTGAAGTGGTCGCCGTTTCCATCGACTCCCACTTCACCCACAATGCCTGGCGCAACACAGCCATCAACGATGGCGGCATCGGTAAAGTCAAATACACCATGGCTGCCGATATGAAGCACGATATCGCCAAGGCCTACGACGTAGAGTCCGAAGGCGGTGTGGCTTTCCGTGGCGCGTTCCTGATCGACGACAAGGGCGTTGTGCGCTCGCAGATCATCAACGACCTGCCGCTGGGCCGTAACATGGAAGAGCTGATTCGCCTGGTCGACGCGCTGCAATTCCACGAAGAGCACGGCGAAGTCTGCCCTGCCAACTGGAAAAAAGGCGACAAAGGCATGACCGCTTCCACCGAAGGTGTGGCGGCTTACCTGACCGAGAACGCCGGCAAGCTGTAAGCCGGATTCAAGGTAGAAAAAAAACCGGCCTGTGAGGGCCGGTTTTTTTATGGGCGGGGCGGTGCGACGATTCGACTTGCGCGTGATTGCGCTGTATCAGTCCATAAATACGTCACTGACACCCCGCAAGCCCTGATGCCATGTAGGAGCGAGCTTGCTCGCGAAAAACGTCAACGATAACGCGTGCTTGCTGAATGAGCGCGGTGCCTGTGAGTTTTTCGCGAGCAAGCTCGCTCCTACAGACCTGGCGGGACGAGTCTCAGTCGCTGAAGTCTTCCCAGCCACCCATCTGTTTCCAGCGATTGACGATGCCGCAGAACAGCTCAGCGGTCTTTTCGGTGTCGTAGCGCGCCGAATGAGCTTCGCGGCCGTCAAAGTCGATACCGGCGGCCTGGCAGGCTTTCGCCAGCACGGTCTGGCCATAGGCCAGGCCGGCGAGCGTGGCGGTGTCGAAACTGGAGAACGGATGAAACGGGTTGCGTTTCATGTCCAGCCGCGCCACGGCGGCGTTCAGGAAGCCCAGGTCGAAACTGCTGTTGTGCCCCACCAGGATCGCACGCTTGCAGCCGTTGGCCTTCAGCGCCTTGCGTACGCCACGGAAGATGTCGGTCAGCGCCGCTTCTTCACTCACCGCCATGCGCAGCGGGTGATCAAGCTTGATGCCGGTGAACTCCAGGGCCGCTGCTTCGATGTTGGCCCCTTCAAACGGCTCGACGCGGAAGAAGTGGGTGTAGTCAGGGTAGACGAAGCCCTGCTCGTCCATGCCGATGGTGGTCGCGGCAATTTCCAGCAACGCGTCGGTGGCGCAATTGAAACCGCCGGTTTCTACATCGATAACGACAGGCAGGTAGCCGCGGAAACGCTCGGCCATCGGATGGCGCGAACCGCCGCCA harbors:
- the bfr gene encoding bacterioferritin; this encodes MKGDISVIQQLNKILANELVAINQYFLHARMYDDWGLEKLGKREYKESIKAMKDADALIKRILFLEGLPNVQDLGKLNIGEHTQEMISSDLGFERKSHSDLKAAIAHCEATGDYGSRELLEDILEDQEEHIDWLETQLGLIDKVSLENYLQSQMGE
- a CDS encoding bacterioferritin-associated ferredoxin — protein: MYVCLCTGVTDGQIREAIYEGCCSYKEVRETTGVASQCGKCACLAKQVVRETLTQLQTAQAAAPYSVEFTHA
- a CDS encoding peroxiredoxin, encoding MSVLVGKQAPDFDVPAVLGNGEIVDSFKLSEAIKGKYGLVFFYPLDFTFVCPSELIALDHRMDDFKARNVEVVAVSIDSHFTHNAWRNTAINDGGIGKVKYTMAADMKHDIAKAYDVESEGGVAFRGAFLIDDKGVVRSQIINDLPLGRNMEELIRLVDALQFHEEHGEVCPANWKKGDKGMTASTEGVAAYLTENAGKL
- the rnt gene encoding ribonuclease T, whose protein sequence is MSEDHYDEDQEHGGGGGSRHPMAERFRGYLPVVIDVETGGFNCATDALLEIAATTIGMDEQGFVYPDYTHFFRVEPFEGANIEAAALEFTGIKLDHPLRMAVSEEAALTDIFRGVRKALKANGCKRAILVGHNSSFDLGFLNAAVARLDMKRNPFHPFSSFDTATLAGLAYGQTVLAKACQAAGIDFDGREAHSARYDTEKTAELFCGIVNRWKQMGGWEDFSD